The Prinia subflava isolate CZ2003 ecotype Zambia chromosome 2, Cam_Psub_1.2, whole genome shotgun sequence genomic sequence AATTCGTCTCTATTCTCCATCAGGATTCTTTCTTGTTTTGGGAGTGCTTATCGCGTTCTTTGGAATTGCAATGGCCATCCTTGGATACTGGCCCCAGAAGGAACAGCTATTAGGATCTGAAGATAATCCATCTGTAAATGAAACCCAGACCCCGAGAAGCCAAGGAAGCATTTTACTTCGCTTCTTTGAACAGCACATGCACTCGGATAAGATGAAAATGCTGGGCCCTTTCACTATGGGCATTGgaatcttcatttttatttgtgcaAATGCCATTCTGCATGAAAACCGtgacaaggaaacaaaaataatacacATGAGAGACATATACTCCACTGTAATAGACATCCACACCCTGAGGATCAGGGAACAAAAGCAGCTGAGTGGTGCCTTCACTGGCTTGTTGGGGGAAGGAGAGCTCCGGCACAGCGGGAGCTCCTGTGCATCACGGCTGGCTGCAAACACGGTTGCGCCTTTCTCTGGCTTCAAGAATAATCTTAAAATGGATAGTTCTGCTGAAGAAGATGAGATTACCCTAAATGAAGATAGGACCACTAGTAGCCTCCTGCCACCTCTGCTGGCTGAGCAGCCCGGTTCAGTCTTTGGACTTTACCCTCATCCCAGCAAGGCTTCAGATGACAAAAACACTAACTCTATAAAGTGTGAAACAAAATCCATTGTCTCTTCTTCCATTAGTGCTTTCACACTGCCAGTAATTAAACTGAATAACTGTGTTATCGATGAACCTAGTATAGACAACATAACTGAGGACTCAGAGATCACCAGGAGTCAGTCTAGAAATCTGTCGATGGATTCTCTGGCCATTCCACTAACTGATACCAATGAATCCTACAGACCAGCTGCTTCCTTGCTGCCACGACACAATTCATTTGTGGACACTCCGTCTGATCCGTTCAAATCTTCTATGACTCTCGGACCAAGCACAGGAAAGCTTTTAtctcctggtgctgccaggaaGCAGTTTGGTTCCAACACATCTTTGCATCTTCTGACTTCCCATTCTAAGTCCCTGGACTTGGAGAGGGGTCCTTCTACGCTCACTGTCCAAGCTGAACAAAGGAAACACCCCAGCTGGCCCAGACTGGATCGGAGCAACAGTAAAGGCTATATGAAACTAGAAAACAAGGAGGACCCAATGGATAGGTTACTTGTGCCACAAGCAGCAGTCAAGAAAGACTTTACTAATAAGGAAAAGCTTCTTATGATATCAAGATCTCATAATAATTTGAGTTTTGAACATGA encodes the following:
- the TMEM200A gene encoding transmembrane protein 200A isoform X3, giving the protein MKCNWEAHWADHFLLRHLTDPLDPGPHTCSEVTPGARYRTMIATGGVITGLAALKRQDSARSQQHVNLAGVPAPEEKKPVRRRPRTDVVIVRGKIRLYSPSGFFLVLGVLIAFFGIAMAILGYWPQKEQLLGSEDNPSVNETQTPRSQGSILLRFFEQHMHSDKMKMLGPFTMGIGIFIFICANAILHENRDKETKIIHMRDIYSTVIDIHTLRIREQKQLSGAFTGLLGEGELRHSGSSCASRLAANTVAPFSGFKNNLKMDSSAEEDEITLNEDRTTSSLLPPLLAEQPGSVFGLYPHPSKASDDKNTNSIKCETKSIVSSSISAFTLPVIKLNNCVIDEPSIDNITEDSEITRSQSRNLSMDSLAIPLTDTNESYRPAASLLPRHNSFVDTPSDPFKSSMTLGPSTGKLLSPGAARKQFGSNTSLHLLTSHSKSLDLERGPSTLTVQAEQRKHPSWPRLDRSNSKGYMKLENKEDPMDRLLVPQAAVKKDFTNKEKLLMISRSHNNLSFEHDEFLSNNLKRGTSETRF
- the TMEM200A gene encoding transmembrane protein 200A isoform X2, which encodes MQYSLCSAGDPSYPPWLHISCFAVSYIRAANASGIKWARYRTMIATGGVITGLAALKRQDSARSQQHVNLAGVPAPEEKKPVRRRPRTDVVIVRGKIRLYSPSGFFLVLGVLIAFFGIAMAILGYWPQKEQLLGSEDNPSVNETQTPRSQGSILLRFFEQHMHSDKMKMLGPFTMGIGIFIFICANAILHENRDKETKIIHMRDIYSTVIDIHTLRIREQKQLSGAFTGLLGEGELRHSGSSCASRLAANTVAPFSGFKNNLKMDSSAEEDEITLNEDRTTSSLLPPLLAEQPGSVFGLYPHPSKASDDKNTNSIKCETKSIVSSSISAFTLPVIKLNNCVIDEPSIDNITEDSEITRSQSRNLSMDSLAIPLTDTNESYRPAASLLPRHNSFVDTPSDPFKSSMTLGPSTGKLLSPGAARKQFGSNTSLHLLTSHSKSLDLERGPSTLTVQAEQRKHPSWPRLDRSNSKGYMKLENKEDPMDRLLVPQAAVKKDFTNKEKLLMISRSHNNLSFEHDEFLSNNLKRGTSETRF
- the TMEM200A gene encoding transmembrane protein 200A isoform X1, which encodes MKYFFKSFRYFVSMQYSLCSAGDPSYPPWLHISCFAVSYIRAANASGIKWARYRTMIATGGVITGLAALKRQDSARSQQHVNLAGVPAPEEKKPVRRRPRTDVVIVRGKIRLYSPSGFFLVLGVLIAFFGIAMAILGYWPQKEQLLGSEDNPSVNETQTPRSQGSILLRFFEQHMHSDKMKMLGPFTMGIGIFIFICANAILHENRDKETKIIHMRDIYSTVIDIHTLRIREQKQLSGAFTGLLGEGELRHSGSSCASRLAANTVAPFSGFKNNLKMDSSAEEDEITLNEDRTTSSLLPPLLAEQPGSVFGLYPHPSKASDDKNTNSIKCETKSIVSSSISAFTLPVIKLNNCVIDEPSIDNITEDSEITRSQSRNLSMDSLAIPLTDTNESYRPAASLLPRHNSFVDTPSDPFKSSMTLGPSTGKLLSPGAARKQFGSNTSLHLLTSHSKSLDLERGPSTLTVQAEQRKHPSWPRLDRSNSKGYMKLENKEDPMDRLLVPQAAVKKDFTNKEKLLMISRSHNNLSFEHDEFLSNNLKRGTSETRF
- the TMEM200A gene encoding transmembrane protein 200A isoform X4, whose amino-acid sequence is MIATGGVITGLAALKRQDSARSQQHVNLAGVPAPEEKKPVRRRPRTDVVIVRGKIRLYSPSGFFLVLGVLIAFFGIAMAILGYWPQKEQLLGSEDNPSVNETQTPRSQGSILLRFFEQHMHSDKMKMLGPFTMGIGIFIFICANAILHENRDKETKIIHMRDIYSTVIDIHTLRIREQKQLSGAFTGLLGEGELRHSGSSCASRLAANTVAPFSGFKNNLKMDSSAEEDEITLNEDRTTSSLLPPLLAEQPGSVFGLYPHPSKASDDKNTNSIKCETKSIVSSSISAFTLPVIKLNNCVIDEPSIDNITEDSEITRSQSRNLSMDSLAIPLTDTNESYRPAASLLPRHNSFVDTPSDPFKSSMTLGPSTGKLLSPGAARKQFGSNTSLHLLTSHSKSLDLERGPSTLTVQAEQRKHPSWPRLDRSNSKGYMKLENKEDPMDRLLVPQAAVKKDFTNKEKLLMISRSHNNLSFEHDEFLSNNLKRGTSETRF